In the Candidatus Binatia bacterium genome, one interval contains:
- a CDS encoding DUF1043 family protein, giving the protein MADAASWVSIGNFVFLFAGVGLGVGGGYLGFPAIKEARRLREELERNRREQQEYRTSVNSHFRKTAELVTEMTRSYAAVYDHLSSGARNFCDTAGAAEVPFSPLPGTLGAPVIEAESARAAGIHAAPGTDACNAQPGSSDDAGQPAPAATSEAAGEPPHPLAMAS; this is encoded by the coding sequence ATGGCGGATGCGGCTTCGTGGGTCTCGATCGGGAACTTCGTATTTCTGTTCGCAGGCGTCGGTCTCGGGGTCGGCGGCGGCTATCTCGGGTTTCCTGCCATCAAGGAAGCCAGGCGCCTTCGCGAGGAGCTCGAGCGAAACCGGCGCGAGCAACAAGAGTACCGCACCTCGGTGAACTCGCACTTTCGCAAGACCGCCGAGCTGGTGACCGAGATGACGCGCAGCTACGCGGCCGTCTATGACCACCTCTCGAGCGGCGCCCGCAATTTCTGCGACACCGCAGGTGCGGCCGAAGTACCGTTCAGCCCGCTTCCGGGAACACTGGGCGCTCCGGTGATCGAGGCGGAGTCCGCGCGTGCCGCGGGCATCCATGCCGCGCCGGGTACTGATGCATGCAATGCGCAGCCCGGCAGCAGCGACGACGCCGGACAGCCGGCGCCGGCTGCGACGTCCGAGGCGGCAGGCGAGCCGCCGCATCCTCTGGCGATGGCAAGCTGA
- a CDS encoding Coq4 family protein, translated as MSQRGVVSRPVQPLVALRAVRRLLAHPDETALVFQIIRALSGKSFERLYQRVLRDPTGSVVLNERRNLLPLLQDRERLRALPAGTLGREYARFLDTENISAEGLVEASNDAEDGAVFLDDRARVLSNRLRDTHDLWHVVTGYQRDLFGEGALLAFSYAQTRNPGIGFIVVMAALRRWREGHTDAVRLSWQAWRRGRRANSFVAADWEGMLVLPLGEVRTKLGIDEPREYRTLFSAAAAAAH; from the coding sequence ATGAGCCAGCGCGGCGTCGTTTCCCGTCCGGTCCAGCCTCTTGTCGCCCTGCGTGCGGTCCGCCGCCTGCTGGCCCATCCCGATGAGACGGCGCTCGTCTTCCAGATCATTCGCGCGCTGTCGGGCAAGAGCTTCGAGCGTCTCTACCAGCGCGTCCTTCGCGACCCCACGGGATCCGTGGTGCTCAACGAGAGGCGCAATCTCCTGCCCTTGCTGCAGGACCGCGAGCGCCTGCGCGCGCTGCCGGCCGGGACTCTCGGTCGCGAGTACGCGCGCTTCCTCGACACCGAGAACATCAGCGCCGAGGGTCTCGTCGAGGCGAGCAACGACGCGGAAGACGGCGCCGTATTCCTCGACGACCGGGCCCGCGTTCTCAGCAACCGGCTTCGCGACACGCACGATTTGTGGCACGTCGTGACCGGCTATCAGAGGGACCTGTTCGGCGAAGGCGCGCTGCTGGCGTTCTCGTACGCACAGACCCGCAATCCCGGGATCGGCTTCATCGTCGTGATGGCCGCACTGCGGCGCTGGAGAGAGGGTCACACCGACGCGGTACGTCTTAGCTGGCAGGCCTGGCGGCGCGGCCGTCGCGCCAACTCGTTCGTCGCTGCCGACTGGGAGGGAATGCTCGTGCTTCCGCTCGGAGAAGTGCGCACGAAGCTCGGCATCGACGAGCCTCGCGAATACAGGACCCTGTTCTCCGCCGCTGCTGCGGCGGCGCACTGA
- a CDS encoding TetR family transcriptional regulator produces MPRRSAADAARTRSDILRAARKLFADQGYAATTTGEIAEAAGVTAGALFHHFDGKTALFRSVCEALESEMDAHVREVAGETGGLETFLSGFRAWLEFARRRDFHRIVMFEGPVVLGEAEWRAMGRRVGATTLMEGLELLVAEGVIEKRPLHPLALLLLGAMSEAGFAAARGGSRREVETLVDSLVDAMRYLLTPHLRNREQPVGAATARKRTRRE; encoded by the coding sequence ATGCCCCGCCGAAGCGCCGCCGACGCCGCCCGCACTCGAAGCGACATTTTGCGCGCCGCGCGCAAGCTGTTTGCCGACCAGGGCTACGCCGCGACGACTACCGGCGAGATCGCCGAGGCCGCCGGCGTCACCGCCGGTGCGCTGTTTCACCATTTCGACGGCAAGACCGCGCTTTTCCGCAGCGTCTGCGAAGCACTCGAGAGCGAGATGGATGCTCACGTACGCGAGGTCGCCGGCGAAACCGGGGGCCTCGAGACGTTCCTTTCCGGTTTTCGCGCCTGGCTCGAGTTCGCGCGCCGCCGTGACTTCCACCGCATCGTGATGTTCGAGGGGCCGGTGGTGCTCGGCGAGGCCGAGTGGCGCGCGATGGGAAGGCGCGTCGGCGCCACCACCCTGATGGAGGGTCTCGAGCTGCTCGTCGCCGAGGGCGTCATCGAGAAGAGGCCGCTTCACCCGCTCGCCCTTCTCCTGCTTGGCGCGATGAGCGAGGCCGGCTTCGCGGCAGCGCGCGGCGGATCCCGCCGCGAAGTCGAGACGCTGGTCGATTCCCTCGTCGATGCGATGCGCTACCTGCTCACGCCGCACCTGCGAAATCGCGAGCAGCCTGTGGGCGCGGCCACAGCGCGCAAGCGCACGCGTCGGGAATAG
- a CDS encoding NAD(P)/FAD-dependent oxidoreductase yields MQPMPRSFAPAEHVDVLIVGAGLSGIGAAWHLQQRCPGTSYAIFEAREAIGGTWDLFRYPGIRSDSDMYTLGYAFKPWENAKAIADGPSILEYVRETAVENGIDRKIRFRHRVTRAEWSSAAAQWTVHAERDGKPVRITCSFLLMCSGYYRYSAGYTPDFPGVESFGGRIVHPQHWPEDLDYSGKRVVVIGSGATAVTLVPAMAKDAAHVTMLQRSPTYVVSRPGHDRLANWLRKHVSSKTAYAITRWKNVLLQLFFFNLARKRPQKVKEGLIARVREALGPDYDVETHFTPRYNPWDQRLCLVPDDDLFDAIRSGAASVATDRIATFTATGLRLESGRELQADIVVTATGLVLELLGGMTVAVDGKDVDFSKTLSYKGMMYSDVPNMASTFGYTNASWTLKCDLTCEYVCRLLGHMRRFGYASATPRVDDPDQETAPWLDFTSGYVVRAMEKFPKQGKRAPWRLHQNYARDLAMIRYGRLEDGVLELAPAPGRGAQSVAEPASRAA; encoded by the coding sequence ATGCAACCGATGCCCCGCTCGTTCGCGCCAGCAGAGCACGTCGATGTCCTCATCGTCGGTGCCGGCCTGTCCGGCATCGGCGCAGCGTGGCACCTGCAACAGCGTTGTCCGGGCACCAGCTACGCGATCTTCGAGGCGCGCGAGGCGATCGGAGGCACCTGGGACCTGTTCCGCTATCCCGGCATCCGGTCCGACAGCGACATGTACACCCTCGGCTACGCGTTCAAGCCGTGGGAGAACGCCAAGGCCATCGCCGACGGTCCTTCGATTCTCGAGTACGTGCGCGAGACCGCCGTAGAGAACGGCATCGACCGCAAGATCCGTTTTCGCCATCGCGTCACGCGCGCCGAATGGTCGAGCGCCGCTGCGCAGTGGACGGTGCATGCCGAACGCGACGGAAAGCCGGTGCGCATCACGTGCTCGTTCCTGCTGATGTGCTCGGGCTATTACCGCTACTCGGCCGGCTACACGCCCGACTTTCCCGGTGTGGAATCTTTCGGAGGCCGCATCGTGCATCCCCAGCACTGGCCTGAGGACCTCGACTACAGCGGCAAGCGCGTCGTCGTGATCGGCAGCGGCGCTACTGCCGTGACGCTGGTGCCGGCGATGGCGAAGGACGCGGCGCACGTGACGATGTTGCAGCGCTCGCCCACCTACGTCGTCTCGCGGCCGGGCCACGACCGCCTCGCCAACTGGCTGCGCAAGCACGTGTCGTCGAAGACCGCCTACGCGATCACGCGCTGGAAGAACGTGCTGTTGCAGCTCTTCTTCTTCAACCTCGCGCGCAAGCGGCCGCAAAAGGTCAAGGAAGGGCTCATCGCGCGGGTGCGCGAAGCGCTGGGGCCCGACTACGACGTCGAGACGCACTTCACGCCGCGCTACAACCCGTGGGACCAGCGCCTGTGCCTGGTTCCCGACGACGACCTGTTCGACGCGATCCGGAGCGGCGCCGCCTCGGTCGCCACCGATCGCATCGCGACGTTCACTGCGACCGGCCTTCGCCTGGAGAGCGGTCGCGAGCTGCAGGCGGACATCGTCGTCACCGCGACGGGCCTCGTGCTCGAGCTTCTCGGCGGCATGACGGTGGCAGTCGACGGCAAGGACGTCGATTTCAGCAAGACGCTTTCGTACAAGGGAATGATGTACAGCGACGTGCCGAACATGGCGTCGACCTTCGGCTACACCAACGCGTCGTGGACGCTCAAGTGCGACCTGACCTGCGAGTATGTCTGCCGCCTGCTCGGCCACATGCGACGCTTCGGATACGCGTCGGCCACGCCCCGCGTCGACGATCCGGACCAGGAGACGGCGCCGTGGCTCGACTTCACGTCGGGCTACGTGGTGCGCGCGATGGAAAAGTTCCCGAAGCAGGGCAAGCGCGCGCCGTGGCGCCTGCACCAGAACTATGCCCGCGACCTTGCGATGATCCGCTACGGCCGCCTCGAAGACGGCGTGCTCGAGCTGGCTCCTGCGCCGGGACGCGGCGCCCAGAGCGTGGCCGAACCGGCATCGCGGGCGGCCTGA
- a CDS encoding DUF4056 domain-containing protein, giving the protein MAAPSLASVSFRRSPLLRITVVAAVLALATLGAGCRQKWDITARPAEDKALEAEFFAGLDSEIVPDIPEPASLRPCCIFANDVGVQVGSYTVPGYEVRSVIGVDELGTHHYNHGAVALQPRGGDGIVADEKSGILYTCRGGFIDIAHVRDNADRTLFLVSRIARLATSGGEIHLSDEGGERHILLRPLDPALVEKFGLREVGAALAEWLDYQLSVWHEIATWYGWSATGFSERPSAFSPEDLYSNLLGVRIAGIAIRRQSAASEIDYDRSVTSLLHDAIDKLGALPKDASRRAFEYVDGIWWDSTKRVPDNLLVRHRNLDLGPFLRPWKLIDAQSSDVLRRDAKEFDVACHGDWSPLPLSVANRIGGAAFRDMATLEIKPAKVVTDNGIPLESGSDLVTPEDFQSIVDAIAKAADEELGPGVAKPAARPGESSRYGQKPDQGRG; this is encoded by the coding sequence ATGGCCGCGCCGTCCCTCGCATCGGTCTCGTTTCGCCGTTCCCCGCTGTTGCGGATCACCGTCGTGGCGGCGGTGCTCGCCCTCGCGACGCTCGGTGCCGGCTGCCGCCAGAAATGGGACATCACGGCGCGGCCGGCGGAGGACAAGGCACTGGAGGCGGAGTTCTTCGCCGGCCTCGATTCCGAGATCGTGCCGGACATACCCGAACCGGCCAGCCTGAGGCCCTGCTGCATCTTCGCCAACGACGTCGGCGTCCAGGTCGGTTCGTACACGGTTCCCGGCTACGAGGTGCGAAGCGTCATCGGCGTCGACGAGCTCGGCACCCACCACTACAACCACGGCGCTGTCGCTCTGCAGCCGCGAGGAGGCGACGGAATCGTCGCTGACGAAAAGTCCGGGATCCTCTACACGTGCCGCGGCGGCTTCATCGACATTGCGCACGTGCGCGACAACGCCGACCGCACGCTGTTCCTGGTTTCGCGCATCGCACGCCTGGCCACCTCCGGCGGCGAGATCCATCTCTCGGACGAAGGCGGCGAGCGCCACATTCTCCTGCGACCGCTCGATCCGGCGCTCGTCGAGAAGTTCGGACTTCGCGAGGTGGGCGCGGCGCTTGCGGAATGGCTCGACTACCAGCTCTCGGTCTGGCACGAGATCGCGACGTGGTACGGCTGGTCGGCCACCGGCTTTTCGGAGCGTCCGTCGGCGTTCTCACCCGAAGACCTGTACTCGAACCTGCTCGGCGTGAGGATTGCCGGCATCGCGATCCGGCGCCAGTCGGCGGCGAGCGAGATCGATTACGACCGGTCGGTCACTTCGCTTCTGCACGACGCGATCGACAAGCTCGGCGCGCTGCCGAAGGATGCCAGCCGCCGTGCGTTCGAGTACGTCGACGGGATCTGGTGGGACTCCACCAAGCGTGTTCCCGACAACCTGCTGGTGCGGCACCGAAACCTCGACCTCGGTCCTTTCCTGCGCCCGTGGAAGCTGATCGACGCCCAGAGCTCGGACGTGCTGCGGCGCGACGCGAAGGAGTTCGACGTCGCGTGCCACGGCGACTGGAGCCCGCTGCCGCTCTCGGTCGCCAATCGCATCGGCGGCGCCGCGTTTCGCGACATGGCAACGCTGGAGATCAAGCCCGCCAAGGTCGTGACCGACAACGGGATCCCGCTCGAATCGGGCAGCGACCTCGTGACTCCGGAAGACTTCCAGTCGATCGTCGACGCGATCGCGAAGGCTGCGGACGAAGAACTTGGACCCGGCGTCGCGAAACCGGCAGCGCGGCCCGGGGAGAGCAGCCGTTACGGGCAGAAGCCCGACCAGGGCCGGGGCTGA
- a CDS encoding VIT family protein, whose product MFAFIRRHLDPSVRLGEILFALIMALGFTASVRLGLGEADHRELFVGILGCNVAWAIIDAALYVMTELFERGRAARLVRDVHAARSQDAALALVSTEMDERMPFVAGDPGRDDLARRILAIVQQASPVDVRIRRSDLLSAGAVALVIVVATLPVVAPFLVFASANIAVRVSNGVSVSMLFLLGVAWGRSVGRNPLRIGALLAGAGIVLVLIAVALGG is encoded by the coding sequence GTGTTCGCGTTCATCCGCCGTCACCTCGATCCGTCGGTCCGTCTCGGTGAAATCCTGTTCGCGCTGATCATGGCCCTCGGGTTCACGGCCTCGGTGCGCCTCGGCCTGGGTGAAGCCGATCACCGCGAGTTGTTCGTCGGGATCCTCGGCTGCAACGTGGCGTGGGCCATCATCGATGCCGCCCTCTACGTCATGACCGAGCTGTTCGAGCGCGGGCGTGCGGCGCGCCTGGTCCGCGACGTGCATGCCGCTCGCTCGCAAGACGCGGCGCTTGCCCTGGTTTCGACCGAGATGGACGAACGAATGCCGTTCGTCGCCGGGGATCCGGGCCGAGACGACCTCGCCCGCCGCATCCTGGCGATCGTCCAGCAGGCGAGCCCTGTCGACGTGCGCATCCGCCGCTCCGACCTTCTGAGCGCCGGCGCCGTGGCACTCGTGATCGTCGTGGCGACTCTTCCCGTCGTTGCGCCGTTTCTGGTGTTCGCCAGCGCGAACATCGCGGTTCGCGTCTCGAACGGAGTCAGCGTCAGCATGCTGTTCCTGCTCGGCGTGGCCTGGGGGAGAAGCGTCGGCAGAAACCCGCTGCGAATCGGCGCCCTTCTGGCCGGCGCCGGCATCGTGCTCGTGCTGATTGCCGTGGCTCTGGGCGGTTGA
- a CDS encoding polyphosphate kinase 2 family protein yields MKPAELIKRARTFAKPFRITDGDGFRLKDVDPGDTLDLTSEDKPRAKEALEMGISVLAELQDRLYAQDRWAVLLIFQAMDAAGKDGAIKHVMSGVNPQGCQVYSFKAPSPEELDHDYLWRCVRYVPERGRIGIFNRSYYEETLVVRVHPELLAGQKIPAELVTKSIWKDRFHDIRSYESYLARNGVAVCKFFLHVSKDEQKKRFLERLTNPEKNWKFSANDAKERSYWKQYMEAYEDMIRGTASKDAPWYVVPADNKWFSRVVVAAAVIETLDRLDLEYPKVSDEKRAGLAEAEKTLRAEK; encoded by the coding sequence ATGAAGCCTGCAGAGCTGATCAAGAGGGCCCGCACTTTCGCGAAACCATTCCGGATCACCGACGGCGACGGCTTCCGCTTAAAGGACGTCGATCCCGGCGATACCCTCGACCTGACGTCCGAGGACAAGCCGCGGGCGAAAGAAGCGCTCGAGATGGGAATCTCGGTGCTCGCCGAGTTGCAGGACAGGCTCTACGCCCAGGACCGCTGGGCCGTGCTGCTGATTTTCCAGGCCATGGACGCCGCAGGCAAGGACGGCGCGATCAAGCACGTGATGTCGGGCGTCAATCCCCAGGGCTGCCAGGTCTATTCGTTCAAGGCTCCCAGCCCCGAAGAGCTCGACCACGACTACCTGTGGCGCTGCGTGCGCTATGTTCCCGAGCGCGGCCGCATCGGGATCTTCAATCGCAGCTACTACGAGGAAACCCTCGTCGTGAGGGTGCATCCCGAGCTTCTGGCCGGGCAGAAGATTCCGGCCGAGCTGGTGACGAAATCGATCTGGAAGGATCGCTTCCACGACATCCGCAGCTACGAGAGCTACCTTGCGCGCAATGGCGTCGCGGTCTGCAAGTTCTTCCTTCACGTCTCGAAGGACGAGCAGAAGAAACGGTTCCTCGAGCGACTGACGAATCCCGAGAAGAACTGGAAATTCTCGGCGAACGACGCGAAGGAACGTTCGTACTGGAAGCAGTACATGGAAGCTTACGAGGACATGATCCGCGGCACGGCTTCCAAGGACGCGCCGTGGTACGTCGTGCCGGCCGACAACAAGTGGTTCTCCCGCGTGGTCGTCGCCGCGGCGGTCATCGAGACGCTCGACCGCCTCGACCTCGAGTATCCGAAAGTCAGCGACGAGAAGCGCGCGGGACTTGCCGAAGCGGAAAAGACCCTGCGCGCCGAGAAGTGA